One stretch of Schlesneria sp. DSM 10557 DNA includes these proteins:
- a CDS encoding alpha/beta hydrolase: MRRFYCVFSFGICALLSASSPANQPPSEVVSYPDHSNLLVVRSKEGNERPVKTRADWKERLTHIRENMQLVMGPLPDESRRVPLDVEVLSEDITDKYIRRKIKFTPEPDDRVPAWLLIPKGIASNERRGAMLCLHQTNNVGKDEPAGLGGLKSLYYAHELAERGFVCIVPDYPSFGEYPYDFKKQGAHYTSGSMKAIWNNIRAVDLLESLPQVDQKRIGVIGHSLGGHNALFTATFDERLKAIVTSCGFTPFHDYYKGALVGWTSDRYMPRIRDIYQNNADKVPFDFYEILAGLAPRAVYSNSPLHDSNFEVEGVRKAFQKATDVYKLFDAVDELKLVTPDAPHEFPDAQRREAYQWLEDRLMPGKK, from the coding sequence ATGCGACGATTCTATTGCGTGTTCTCCTTCGGAATCTGTGCTCTTCTGTCAGCGTCATCCCCTGCGAACCAGCCGCCGTCAGAGGTCGTCTCTTACCCAGATCACTCAAACCTGCTGGTCGTTCGATCCAAAGAAGGAAATGAGCGTCCCGTCAAAACCCGGGCAGACTGGAAGGAGCGTCTGACCCATATTCGCGAGAACATGCAGCTTGTCATGGGGCCGCTGCCTGACGAATCGCGACGGGTCCCCCTGGATGTCGAGGTCCTGTCCGAAGACATCACCGACAAGTACATTCGCCGCAAGATCAAGTTCACCCCTGAGCCGGACGACCGCGTTCCGGCCTGGCTGTTGATCCCCAAGGGGATCGCCAGCAACGAGCGACGCGGCGCAATGCTGTGTCTGCATCAGACGAACAACGTCGGCAAGGACGAACCTGCGGGGCTGGGGGGACTGAAGAGTCTCTACTATGCTCACGAACTGGCCGAGCGAGGCTTCGTCTGCATCGTGCCTGACTACCCTTCGTTCGGCGAGTATCCCTACGACTTCAAGAAGCAGGGGGCGCACTACACCAGTGGGTCTATGAAGGCGATCTGGAACAACATCCGCGCTGTCGACCTGCTCGAATCATTACCCCAAGTCGATCAGAAGCGGATTGGCGTCATCGGGCATTCCCTGGGGGGGCACAATGCGCTGTTTACCGCAACCTTCGATGAACGCTTGAAGGCCATCGTCACCAGTTGCGGATTCACCCCGTTTCACGATTACTACAAGGGGGCATTAGTGGGCTGGACCAGTGATCGCTACATGCCTCGCATTCGCGACATCTATCAGAATAACGCGGACAAAGTTCCGTTTGACTTCTACGAGATCCTCGCTGGTCTGGCTCCGCGGGCTGTCTATTCCAACTCGCCATTACACGACAGTAACTTTGAAGTGGAAGGCGTTCGCAAGGCCTTCCAGAAAGCCACAGACGTTTACAAACTCTTCGATGCCGTCGACGAGCTCAAGCTCGTCACCCCCGACGCGCCCCACGAATTCCCCGATGCCCAGCGCCGGGAAGCCTACCAGTGGCTGGAAGACCGCCTGATGCCAGGCAAAAAATAG
- a CDS encoding Tm-1-like ATP-binding domain-containing protein, producing MTVYLLGTLDTKGAEVGFLRDLLHQLAIPTCIVDTGCLGEPVIAADISRHEVFQAAEWLLDNVRLEGDRGKAVSLAALGATRLIREAHTRGEVDGIMSLGGSAGTSIGTSAMRALPLGVPKLMISTLASGQTRPYVGSKDILMMNAVVDIAGINRISRVILTNAAHAMAGMVRRDASVIETSPAVDRPLIAATMFGVTTPCVERARQILEGAGYEVLVFHATGTGGEAMEGLIADGLFAGVLDITTTELADELVGGTLTAGPTRLTAAGRRGVPQVISVGALDMVNFGPRNTVPDQFKNRQFYEHNTTVTLMRTTVDENLQLGAELGRKAAAAKGPTAILFPRKGVSAIDQTDKPFDYPEARQALLDGIRSTHGAVELMELDHHINDPEFAEAAARKLLELIR from the coding sequence ATGACCGTATATCTTCTGGGAACGCTGGATACCAAGGGGGCTGAAGTCGGTTTCCTTCGCGATTTACTTCACCAGCTCGCGATCCCCACCTGCATCGTGGACACGGGCTGCCTGGGTGAGCCCGTCATCGCCGCCGACATTTCACGGCACGAGGTGTTTCAGGCTGCGGAGTGGTTGCTGGATAACGTCCGTCTGGAAGGAGACCGCGGCAAGGCGGTCTCACTGGCGGCGCTGGGGGCCACTCGGCTGATACGGGAAGCCCATACACGTGGAGAAGTCGACGGGATCATGTCCCTGGGGGGATCTGCCGGGACCAGCATCGGAACGTCAGCGATGCGGGCCCTGCCGCTGGGGGTTCCCAAGCTGATGATCAGCACACTCGCTTCAGGACAGACGCGCCCGTACGTGGGGAGTAAAGACATCCTGATGATGAATGCGGTCGTCGATATCGCTGGCATCAACAGAATCAGCCGCGTCATTCTGACCAACGCTGCGCATGCCATGGCGGGCATGGTCCGGCGCGACGCCTCTGTGATCGAGACGTCACCAGCAGTCGATCGTCCGCTGATTGCAGCGACCATGTTTGGGGTAACGACGCCCTGCGTGGAACGGGCGCGGCAGATTCTTGAGGGGGCGGGATACGAGGTCCTGGTGTTTCACGCCACCGGGACCGGCGGGGAAGCCATGGAAGGACTGATCGCTGACGGACTGTTCGCAGGAGTTCTGGATATCACCACCACCGAACTGGCGGATGAACTTGTCGGGGGAACATTGACTGCGGGTCCGACGCGTCTCACAGCAGCCGGTCGACGAGGTGTGCCACAAGTCATCTCGGTGGGGGCTCTCGACATGGTGAACTTCGGCCCCAGAAACACCGTTCCAGACCAGTTCAAGAATCGACAATTCTACGAGCACAATACCACCGTTACGCTGATGCGAACGACTGTGGACGAGAACCTCCAACTGGGAGCAGAACTCGGAAGAAAGGCCGCAGCCGCAAAGGGCCCCACAGCAATCCTGTTTCCACGAAAGGGAGTCTCGGCCATTGATCAGACGGATAAACCTTTCGACTATCCGGAAGCACGTCAGGCACTGCTCGACGGAATTCGCTCGACGCATGGTGCGGTAGAACTGATGGAACTGGACCACCACATTAACGACCCCGAATTCGCCGAAGCCGCAGCGAGGAAGTTACTGGAGCTCATTCGGTAA
- a CDS encoding DUF1501 domain-containing protein: MSFQRTSQEENLRSLVCRRDLLKVGPLALSASVLPGLLTGTSHASFAPSPTAKAKSVIFLWMGGGVTHLDSLDPKPDAPEQIRGTLSTISTATPGVHFSEVCPNLAAISNDLCTVRSFSHDSDDHLLSQVYTLSGRKVTQAQLFTEPNIGAIVQYLLGPRNGLPGYIAVPGITRPGPPPHNLFVGGWLGNQYAPFCVGGQPDQPDFTVGEKELIPSPVAFEDLNPPELKFPHEVTIGRLQRRSQLRSSLEDSLRGVEQSGALPAMEGHFSGALNLLTSPQVRDAFDITTEAPEVRDEYGRTKIGGRCLLARRLVEAGARFVLVDYGYDPDYGNLWDIHNVPEQNFPHVSEMCKRGYNVAGMDKAFAALITDLKQRGLLDSTLIVYLTEFGRTPKINSLGGRDHWGACGSMFFAGAGIKAGQVVGASDGQGAYPTTRPIGPADIAATMYHCLGIESETRVPDRQGRPSPLLDHGHVIDEVLA, from the coding sequence ATGTCGTTTCAACGGACCTCACAAGAAGAGAACCTCAGGTCACTGGTTTGCCGTCGCGACTTGCTGAAGGTGGGGCCGCTCGCGCTGTCTGCTTCTGTGCTGCCGGGACTTCTGACCGGGACATCCCACGCATCGTTTGCTCCTTCGCCGACAGCCAAGGCCAAGTCCGTCATTTTTCTGTGGATGGGGGGCGGCGTCACGCACCTGGACTCGCTCGATCCAAAACCGGACGCGCCCGAGCAGATTCGGGGGACCTTGTCGACGATTTCCACGGCGACCCCCGGCGTTCACTTTTCCGAAGTCTGTCCCAACCTGGCGGCGATTTCGAACGACTTGTGTACCGTTCGGTCCTTCTCGCACGACAGTGACGACCATCTCCTGAGTCAGGTCTACACGCTCTCGGGGCGCAAGGTCACGCAGGCGCAGTTGTTTACCGAACCGAATATTGGTGCGATCGTCCAATATCTGCTGGGACCTCGAAACGGCCTTCCCGGCTACATCGCTGTCCCGGGGATCACTCGGCCAGGACCACCCCCACATAACTTGTTCGTGGGTGGATGGCTGGGGAATCAGTACGCTCCGTTCTGTGTCGGAGGCCAACCGGACCAGCCCGACTTCACGGTGGGTGAAAAGGAACTAATCCCTTCTCCCGTCGCATTCGAGGACTTGAACCCGCCCGAACTGAAGTTCCCTCACGAAGTCACCATCGGCCGACTGCAACGCAGGAGTCAATTGCGGTCGAGTCTGGAAGACTCACTGCGAGGTGTTGAGCAATCCGGGGCCTTGCCAGCCATGGAAGGGCACTTCAGTGGAGCACTGAATCTGTTGACGTCGCCTCAGGTCCGGGACGCGTTCGACATTACAACTGAGGCACCCGAGGTGCGTGACGAGTACGGCCGGACCAAGATCGGCGGTCGCTGTTTACTGGCTCGCCGACTGGTCGAGGCAGGCGCCCGGTTTGTATTGGTCGACTACGGATACGACCCCGACTATGGCAACCTGTGGGATATTCATAACGTCCCCGAACAGAACTTTCCGCACGTCTCGGAGATGTGTAAACGGGGCTACAACGTCGCCGGCATGGATAAGGCGTTCGCCGCTTTGATTACCGACTTGAAGCAGCGCGGCTTGCTGGATTCGACGTTGATCGTGTATCTGACCGAGTTCGGCAGGACGCCGAAGATTAATTCGCTCGGTGGCCGGGATCACTGGGGGGCCTGCGGCTCGATGTTCTTTGCCGGAGCGGGAATCAAGGCGGGCCAGGTGGTTGGGGCGAGCGACGGTCAGGGGGCTTACCCGACCACACGACCGATCGGGCCCGCAGATATCGCAGCTACGATGTACCACTGTCTCGGGATCGAATCCGAGACACGTGTCCCAGACCGCCAGGGAAGACCCTCACCGCTGCTGGATCATGGTCATGTGATCGATGAAGTGCTGGCCTGA
- a CDS encoding AAC(3) family N-acetyltransferase, which yields MVNEAMCHTAVPNRGLASEAAARSAAPKLFSGPADAFQLFAEWSARQIYWRSPWLRDQINRWKTKSQPAVQFASRAEVSDYLRSIGVIPGSLVMAHTSVSGLSFESTAGAANSIQNSFQVAQELVSLLKELVGPAGTLVMPTHPIYKAQAASQARTGAPPVYNPKTTPCGVGLANEVFWRQAGTQRSLFPHNTLAACGPLADELLRDNLTEHKSLPHGEDSGYYRFCQRDGLLISVGVPLASCFTLVHVAEESRDVHWPVKNFFEEREYVVRSQGVDRTVTIRKTRSDFMKFSFCLRKLRRDLLREGVLHEGKVGSVRVDWASSAEMIDFISRRNQNSTYPYFGTGFVPRPAP from the coding sequence ATGGTCAATGAAGCAATGTGTCACACAGCAGTGCCGAACAGGGGTTTGGCATCAGAGGCCGCCGCGCGTTCGGCTGCACCGAAATTATTCTCTGGTCCAGCGGATGCATTCCAGCTTTTCGCCGAATGGTCGGCCCGGCAGATTTACTGGCGAAGTCCATGGCTGCGCGACCAGATCAATCGCTGGAAGACGAAGTCACAACCTGCAGTGCAGTTCGCATCCCGTGCAGAAGTGAGCGACTATCTGAGGTCGATCGGTGTCATCCCGGGATCACTGGTCATGGCGCATACCTCTGTGTCGGGACTCTCATTCGAGTCGACGGCAGGGGCTGCGAATTCGATCCAGAACTCGTTTCAGGTCGCTCAGGAACTTGTCTCGCTGCTGAAGGAACTCGTCGGTCCTGCGGGGACGCTGGTGATGCCGACGCATCCGATTTACAAAGCACAAGCAGCATCGCAAGCCAGAACGGGAGCACCACCCGTCTATAACCCCAAGACGACACCGTGCGGTGTCGGGTTGGCTAATGAAGTCTTCTGGCGGCAGGCAGGGACTCAGCGGAGCTTGTTTCCTCACAATACCCTCGCCGCCTGCGGACCACTGGCGGATGAGTTGCTCCGCGACAATCTGACCGAGCACAAGTCGCTGCCGCATGGAGAAGATTCGGGCTATTACCGGTTCTGTCAGCGAGACGGGTTGCTGATCAGTGTCGGTGTCCCTCTGGCAAGCTGCTTCACGCTGGTCCATGTCGCCGAGGAATCGCGCGACGTCCATTGGCCGGTGAAGAACTTTTTTGAAGAACGCGAATACGTTGTTCGTTCACAAGGAGTCGATCGGACCGTAACGATCCGAAAGACTCGTTCCGATTTCATGAAGTTCAGCTTCTGTCTGCGGAAGTTGCGTCGAGACCTTCTGCGGGAAGGTGTGCTGCACGAGGGCAAAGTCGGTTCTGTGCGGGTTGACTGGGCGTCGTCGGCAGAAATGATCGACTTCATCTCACGTCGCAACCAGAATTCCACCTATCCCTATTTCGGTACGGGGTTCGTTCCTCGGCCTGCCCCGTAG
- a CDS encoding glycosyltransferase encodes MSTPATSNGSPSGSAAPVLFSEHIRRQFESQHRRHELATDLTCYRPGNALHSIRYIAHPHGLHVARWLKVLSYTQTHVTIDTANPVPAFSNDFVTANPVLPAWLKLPMTIRYFLAGLALRYTKPVCPDELIHAHCASGNGTLAWLSGRRYVLGTYGSEIYGARQRGRLYCWLLKQILQNAERISVGSFESTKILVEDFQIPPEKIYFFHLGYDDENFFALDHAQRMELRASRNLPADEPVWVINRRTDPHYRTQEVVNGFLSYSQMGGRGRLIVLCGDHQPEYTKSICDDIESHPHGDRVVVVDRMLSPKELGSWLQISDFSVSVPKTDNFSVSTLESLACGAIPILSNLEGYAMLRHCKPVQWMTKYSVADFAQIFAKTAATWSTSYQASRKVCLQFVADGYSTDGAVRDIAAFYLGDRSRQAVVTKKAA; translated from the coding sequence TTGAGCACACCAGCCACATCGAACGGCTCTCCTTCGGGTTCAGCGGCGCCGGTCCTATTCAGCGAACATATTCGTCGTCAGTTTGAGAGTCAGCATCGCAGACACGAACTGGCGACCGATCTCACCTGCTATCGTCCCGGCAATGCACTGCATTCGATTCGCTACATCGCCCACCCACATGGGTTGCACGTGGCCCGCTGGTTGAAAGTGCTGTCGTACACTCAGACCCATGTCACGATTGATACGGCAAATCCGGTCCCAGCCTTTTCGAATGATTTCGTCACGGCGAATCCGGTACTGCCAGCATGGCTCAAGCTACCGATGACGATCCGGTACTTCCTTGCGGGGCTGGCGCTTCGATACACAAAACCTGTCTGTCCCGACGAATTAATTCATGCCCATTGTGCCTCAGGTAATGGCACACTCGCATGGCTCAGCGGTCGACGCTACGTGCTCGGGACGTACGGCTCCGAGATTTACGGTGCACGGCAGCGTGGCCGGTTGTACTGCTGGTTGCTGAAGCAGATCCTGCAAAATGCCGAACGGATTTCAGTGGGCTCGTTCGAAAGCACGAAGATTCTGGTCGAAGATTTTCAAATTCCACCCGAGAAGATCTACTTCTTTCATCTGGGCTACGATGATGAAAACTTCTTCGCGCTGGACCATGCACAGCGGATGGAACTGAGGGCCAGTCGTAATCTTCCAGCAGACGAGCCCGTCTGGGTCATTAATCGCCGGACAGATCCTCACTACCGGACACAGGAAGTCGTCAATGGCTTTTTGTCATATAGCCAGATGGGGGGCCGGGGACGCTTGATCGTTCTGTGTGGCGATCACCAGCCGGAATATACGAAATCCATCTGTGATGACATCGAATCGCATCCCCACGGTGACCGTGTTGTGGTCGTCGATCGGATGCTCAGCCCGAAAGAGCTGGGGAGCTGGCTGCAGATCAGTGATTTCAGTGTCTCGGTCCCCAAGACAGATAACTTCTCGGTCTCGACCCTGGAATCACTCGCCTGTGGCGCGATCCCGATTCTTTCGAACCTGGAAGGCTATGCCATGCTCCGACACTGCAAGCCGGTTCAATGGATGACAAAGTACTCCGTCGCTGACTTTGCACAGATTTTTGCGAAAACGGCGGCGACCTGGTCAACGTCTTATCAGGCGAGCCGAAAAGTCTGTCTGCAGTTCGTCGCCGACGGTTACTCAACAGACGGCGCTGTCCGCGATATCGCCGCCTTCTACCTGGGTGATCGAAGTCGTCAGGCGGTCGTCACGAAGAAGGCTGCTTAA
- a CDS encoding O-antigen ligase family protein: MRMLWLWILAGVVAWPVHSTVATVGGKPIDLMLSDLLFLVMPIAYLFVRSTPTAQECELARAPISWYPLTPALALICIIYMTALAGIGLGISGETVRVFSAFKLAKPIGFVLLGVLLGSWTNPLEFVDVFGKVFATIAGLTIFFTLTDPSFPLGEWGKYIFEFELSGYPNSPMSFYAVLVPLVMAVADSSRNPTLRLICWGISAGTALIILGSMSRSSTLALFFGVTIYLAMTGRRAFLAVSFVLILLMSIVGFGLFSALRDTQVVTVLMQRVQDRVDRSTESEDPSSGRFEIWEFAIELWAEKPVFGYLFESFSRYAGDVDTPHQQYLEVLYKCGGLGLLIYGTLLASCMMVTRRLLRLTDIGSPAWYRLHAMAAMLCGVLLGNLTQPNLTYSLTGNMIFLMFGCLCSARAVVSASQPLYRPATREITRPHVDIHRSAA, translated from the coding sequence ATGAGGATGTTGTGGTTATGGATCCTTGCGGGGGTTGTCGCATGGCCAGTCCACTCGACGGTGGCCACCGTCGGGGGGAAACCGATCGACCTGATGTTGTCTGATCTGCTGTTCCTGGTCATGCCGATTGCTTACCTGTTCGTGAGGTCGACACCGACTGCACAGGAATGCGAACTCGCTCGTGCACCGATTTCCTGGTACCCGCTAACCCCCGCGCTGGCACTGATCTGCATCATCTACATGACGGCCCTCGCCGGTATCGGACTGGGGATCTCAGGTGAGACCGTGCGAGTCTTCTCGGCGTTCAAACTGGCGAAGCCGATCGGGTTCGTGCTGTTGGGAGTTCTGCTCGGATCCTGGACGAATCCGCTGGAATTTGTCGACGTCTTCGGCAAAGTGTTCGCCACGATTGCCGGATTGACAATCTTTTTCACGTTGACCGATCCCAGCTTTCCTCTCGGGGAATGGGGTAAGTACATCTTCGAATTTGAACTGAGCGGCTATCCGAATTCCCCGATGAGCTTCTACGCAGTGCTGGTACCACTTGTTATGGCGGTGGCGGACAGTTCGCGAAATCCCACGCTACGGCTGATCTGCTGGGGGATCTCTGCTGGAACGGCACTCATCATTCTGGGATCGATGTCCCGTTCTTCGACGCTCGCACTGTTTTTCGGTGTGACGATCTACCTGGCAATGACAGGACGCCGTGCCTTCCTGGCCGTGAGCTTTGTGCTGATTCTCTTGATGAGTATTGTCGGGTTTGGGCTGTTCTCTGCATTACGTGACACTCAGGTGGTGACGGTGCTGATGCAGCGTGTGCAGGATCGTGTCGATCGCAGTACCGAATCGGAAGATCCTTCTTCGGGACGATTTGAGATCTGGGAGTTTGCCATCGAACTGTGGGCAGAGAAGCCCGTGTTTGGCTACCTGTTTGAATCGTTCTCTCGCTATGCGGGGGATGTCGATACTCCGCACCAGCAGTATCTGGAGGTCCTCTACAAATGCGGGGGACTGGGGCTGTTAATCTACGGCACTCTGCTGGCAAGCTGCATGATGGTCACTCGCCGCTTGCTGCGGTTGACCGACATTGGCAGTCCAGCGTGGTATCGCCTGCATGCGATGGCAGCGATGTTGTGCGGGGTTCTTCTGGGAAACCTGACTCAACCGAACCTGACGTATTCGCTGACGGGGAACATGATCTTCCTGATGTTTGGTTGTCTCTGCAGCGCACGTGCTGTCGTGTCGGCGTCACAGCCTTTGTATCGGCCAGCAACACGTGAGATTACTCGACCTCACGTGGACATCCATCGCTCGGCCGCATGA
- a CDS encoding lipopolysaccharide biosynthesis protein produces MTSAIRRPASLSRRSGLTSLTLRLAGAGGMFLSHIVLARALGVEAFGEYSLAVAWLQILTVVGKLGLDNTSLRYVSEYVTRGEVGKLRGFLAESVRASVLASLGVTGLGVVTVFVCWPRLGDHAAWCLMVALTAVPIVALRQIREASLRGVGRLLESQIGTAIWPLVLSILAGTAWFSLGASFTSPVAMLLHLVSLGSVLLLVCRYPYQLPNAGDQSFARAECFSVWQSTAMAFLFAEVLIAVKARACIGLAGMLLDRPSVGLYGAMEKFADVSLLLSQSLGIVIAPQFASLYAAGRFAEMRKLMRQGQLLGLGFTLPVALAVGFLGDYVFALLGPGYRDGWSVLIALLVSACIAAFSGPAAYVLQMTGRERTILAITAACAATNILFSLLLMKRFGILGLGLAQIATSLVWTAGVRGALCWHPAWQSATADEQNAAQEVTA; encoded by the coding sequence ATGACTTCAGCCATTCGTCGGCCTGCCTCGCTGTCGCGTCGCAGTGGCTTGACCTCGCTGACGCTCCGTCTGGCCGGGGCGGGTGGAATGTTCCTCAGCCACATCGTGCTCGCACGTGCTCTGGGGGTCGAAGCGTTTGGCGAGTATTCACTCGCCGTTGCCTGGCTGCAGATTCTGACAGTGGTCGGAAAGCTCGGGTTGGATAACACATCGTTGCGTTACGTGTCTGAATACGTCACGCGGGGCGAAGTGGGAAAACTGCGTGGCTTTCTGGCGGAATCGGTTCGGGCGTCGGTGCTCGCGAGTCTGGGTGTCACCGGTCTGGGGGTGGTGACCGTGTTCGTCTGCTGGCCCCGACTGGGGGATCACGCTGCCTGGTGCCTGATGGTCGCACTGACGGCGGTCCCGATCGTTGCCTTACGACAGATTCGGGAAGCCAGTCTGCGTGGTGTGGGCCGCCTATTGGAAAGTCAGATCGGAACGGCGATCTGGCCGCTGGTCTTATCGATTCTCGCAGGGACAGCCTGGTTCTCGCTGGGAGCTTCATTTACCTCGCCCGTGGCGATGCTATTGCATCTGGTCTCGTTGGGATCGGTGTTGCTTCTTGTTTGTCGCTACCCGTACCAATTGCCCAATGCAGGGGATCAGTCATTTGCCCGTGCCGAGTGCTTCTCGGTTTGGCAAAGCACCGCGATGGCATTTCTGTTTGCGGAAGTCTTGATCGCGGTGAAGGCCCGGGCTTGTATTGGACTTGCCGGTATGTTGCTCGACCGTCCGTCAGTCGGACTTTACGGCGCGATGGAAAAATTCGCGGACGTGTCGCTGCTGCTCAGTCAATCACTGGGAATCGTCATCGCTCCGCAGTTTGCATCTCTCTATGCCGCTGGTCGATTTGCCGAGATGCGAAAACTGATGCGGCAGGGGCAATTGCTTGGTCTGGGATTCACGTTGCCGGTCGCTCTGGCAGTCGGATTTCTGGGCGATTATGTCTTCGCTTTGCTGGGACCCGGTTATCGTGACGGCTGGTCCGTGCTGATCGCGCTCCTTGTTTCGGCCTGCATCGCGGCATTTTCAGGGCCTGCTGCGTATGTCCTGCAAATGACAGGACGCGAGCGGACGATTCTGGCGATCACTGCCGCATGTGCCGCGACCAATATTTTATTCAGTCTGCTGCTGATGAAGCGATTTGGGATTCTGGGACTGGGGCTGGCCCAGATTGCGACCAGCCTGGTTTGGACGGCCGGAGTACGTGGCGCACTCTGCTGGCATCCTGCCTGGCAGTCCGCCACGGCAGACGAGCAGAACGCAGCTCAAGAGGTGACCGCATGA
- a CDS encoding FG-GAP repeat domain-containing protein, with protein MRLCYSMAAFFTSILTLIQPALAGCPKFTAQTIDPRIGAVCYAVTKADVNGDGKLDIVAVSENRLQWYEAPTWKKHVILDNQTEMDNVCIAVHDVDGDGKIDFALGAGWIKTNTGSIQWVTRGEKPEDPWTVHLIAHEKSTHRMSFADVLGEGQPQLVVSPLNRSIDGNEGVRLLAFSIPKDPKMDRWIGTPIDETLNRVHGHTHADWDGDGTQDTLTASEEGLFVIHRPGNAFLKRRIGSGAESPKPELRGAGEIKLGKTKQGKSFVATVEPMHGTSVAVYTESKSGQFPLERRVIESELKQGHAVWTADLDGDGGDEILVGFREPGTGEIKGPGLYVFSQDDPSSQRWTRHVIDNGGIAVEDALIADFNGDGKLDLLAGGRATQNVKLYLNRGQ; from the coding sequence ATGCGTCTCTGCTACTCGATGGCCGCGTTCTTCACTTCCATCCTGACCTTGATTCAGCCAGCTCTGGCCGGTTGTCCCAAGTTCACGGCGCAGACCATCGATCCGAGGATTGGCGCCGTCTGTTACGCCGTTACCAAAGCCGACGTTAACGGAGACGGCAAGCTCGACATCGTGGCGGTCAGTGAGAACCGACTCCAGTGGTATGAAGCACCGACCTGGAAAAAGCACGTCATTCTCGATAACCAGACCGAAATGGACAATGTCTGCATCGCCGTCCACGATGTCGACGGCGACGGCAAGATCGATTTCGCCTTGGGCGCGGGTTGGATCAAGACGAATACGGGGAGTATTCAGTGGGTGACTCGTGGCGAAAAACCTGAAGATCCCTGGACCGTCCACCTGATCGCCCACGAGAAAAGCACGCACCGGATGAGCTTCGCGGATGTTCTGGGTGAAGGTCAGCCGCAACTGGTGGTGTCGCCGCTAAACCGCAGTATCGACGGGAACGAAGGGGTGCGTCTGCTTGCCTTCTCAATTCCCAAGGACCCGAAGATGGATCGCTGGATCGGGACGCCGATTGACGAGACACTGAATCGCGTCCACGGTCACACACACGCCGACTGGGACGGTGATGGCACACAAGATACGTTGACCGCCAGTGAAGAAGGCCTGTTCGTGATCCACCGTCCCGGAAACGCCTTTTTGAAACGGCGGATTGGCAGCGGGGCCGAATCACCAAAACCGGAACTTCGTGGGGCCGGAGAAATTAAGCTGGGGAAGACAAAGCAGGGAAAGAGTTTCGTCGCGACCGTCGAGCCCATGCACGGAACCAGCGTCGCAGTCTACACCGAATCGAAATCAGGTCAGTTTCCCCTGGAACGACGGGTCATCGAATCCGAGCTGAAACAGGGGCACGCCGTCTGGACCGCGGACCTGGACGGGGACGGCGGGGATGAAATCCTGGTCGGCTTCCGTGAACCGGGAACAGGTGAGATTAAGGGTCCCGGGCTGTACGTCTTCTCGCAAGACGATCCTTCCTCACAGAGGTGGACACGACACGTGATCGACAATGGCGGCATCGCCGTGGAGGATGCTCTGATTGCCGATTTCAACGGGGACGGCAAGCTGGATCTTCTTGCCGGAGGGCGTGCGACTCAAAATGTCAAACTGTACCTCAACCGGGGGCAATAA